A window from Schistosoma haematobium chromosome 1, whole genome shotgun sequence encodes these proteins:
- the PLK4_1 gene encoding Serine/threonine-protein kinase plk4 (EggNog:ENOG410V53B~COG:D) translates to MVRAHTPKVTLYTNKVKCMLMENGPSGDFVTEFHNDGTRVLCTSDGSLRITQTTEQDNSLKVKTNITPTTITLDSNRSLSTLSPEIRKLIDYVYACRDHCRKIEQLLARMDSEDTSVLSCSSFPVILGHRPNTGFNLITSSQNYPKPTSFTNVITNELGDQVSLSSQLYNLISDCLKEKYKTPLSENQAKHDHLPTNAVFVPNVGWASQFSDDRLQVQFNDGAKLLLVYNRTLVYSIHYSAPPEHNQELPKEYVYNTSDPLPDHIYRRLEVMPTVINQLRTVANKIIS, encoded by the exons ATGGTTCGTGCTCATACTCCTAAAGTAACACTTTACACTAATAAAGTCAAATGTATGCTCATGGAAAATGGTCCATCAGGAGATTTTGTTACTGAATTCCATAATGATGGTACACGGGTATTATGTACATCTGATGGATCATTACGTATTACTCAGACAACAGAACAGGACAATTCATTGAAAGTTAAAACGAATATTACACCCACAACAATTACTCTTGATTCAAATCGAAGTCTTTCAACGCTTTCTCCAGAGATAAGAAAACTTATAGATTATGTATATGCC TGCCGAGATCATTGCCGAAAAATTGAACAACTATTAGCCAGGATGGATTCAGAAGATACATCAGTTTTATCTTGTTCTTCATTTCCTGTTATATTAGGACATCGTCCTAATACAGGTTTTAACCTGATTACTTCGTCACAGAATTATCCAAAACCGACATCATTCACGAATGTGATAACGAATGAATTAGGTGATCAAGTTTCATTATCTTCACAACTGTATAATTTAATATCTGATtgtttgaaagaaaaatataaaactcCTTTATCAGAAAATCAAGCAAAACATGATCATTTGCCTACAAATGCAGTATTCGTCCCGAATGTGGGTTGGGCAAGCCAATTTAGTGACGATAGACTTCAAGTGCAATTTAATGATGGAGCCAAACTCTTATTAGTTTATAACCGAACTTTAGTCTATTCTATCCATTATTCTGCACCTCCTGAACACAATCAGGAACTACCAAAAGAATATGTGTACAACACATCTGATCCTCTCCCAGACCATATTTATCGAAGGTTAGAGGTAATGCCAACCGTTATCAATCAACTTCGTACAGTTGCCAACAAAATTATTTCTTGA